AGAACGATCTGGTTGGCGTTGTCGCCGACAAAGCGACGATTACCAAGGCACAGGCCGCTGAGGCTGTGGACGCAGTGTTCGCCGCAATCACCGACACCCTGAAGGCTGGCGACGAAGTCCGCCTCGTCGGTTTCGGCACTTTCGCTGTTTCGCAGCGCAAGGCTTCGACCGGCCGCAATCCGGCCACTGGCGCCGAGATTCAGATCCCGGCCTCCAATCAGGCCAAGTTCAAGCCCGGTAAGGGCCTGAAGGACGCGATCAACTAAGATCAGTCCTTCAGACTGGTACAGTTACCGGCCCCGTGCGTTTTCCGCCGGGGCCGTTTCATTTGGTGGTTGACGATAGCGGGCAGGGACCTTAATCAGAGCCACCTTGCTTTGGTCGTGATCGACCATGCGGGCGATTAGCTCAGTTGGTAGAGCGCTTCGTTTACACCGAAGATGTCGGCGGTTCGAGCCCGTCATCGCCCACCATTTCCCCTGCCTCCCTCATGCACCGGTCCGGTGCACAATCCGGGTTCTCAACATCGCGATATGCGGCGCGAGACGGCGGGGTGTGCGGATTTGATACTTCACTTCAAGAAATATGCGGTAGCGCCTGTTTTTGTGGATGATTTCCACAGCGTCGCGCTTATTTTTGAAAATGTCGCATCATTCTGAATTTGGTCGCTTGACTTGATCGGAGGGGGTCGGTAAACGAACCCCACGTTGCGCGGACGACTTGGTCGCCGCCGCTGCGGGAGTAGCTCAGTTGGTTAGAGCGCCGGCCTGTCACGCCGGAGGTCGCGGGTTCGAGCCCCGTCTCTCGCGCCACCCTTTTTCAGGGTCTGCGTGTTTTCTAGATAGAGTTTCAACTTTTGAGTTGGTCGAGTTTCAACTATTGAACTCGCTTAGTTCATCACTTGGTTTTTGTGGGCGATTCGTCGCGCGTGCTCTGCGGCGTGTACAGCGACGATAGTCACTGGCATTTACACCTTTTGCAGTTCTCGGTTCTGGTCAGTCGAGTTGCCCATCTTGGCCGCCAGCATTCGACTGATGCGTCCCCCGCGTTTACCTCAACTGCTTCCGTTCGGCGCCTGTTCATCAGGCGGCGCTTCTCGAGTGGTCCAAAAAGTTCGAGGCGTGTTGCTGCGAAATCGCTAGCCAACCCCACAGCTTGGGGAGCTGCACTCGGTTTGCGCACAGAAAAGACACTTGCTGGAGCCTTAGGCTTTCCTGTTCAGCAACACGAACCCGACCCAAACGAACCAGGCAATGTAGCCAAGTCCGAACACAGGGCCCGCTGTGTCATTCAGCGCGGGAATGAGGGTCAAGAGGCCGGACACTCCAATCACGAGGCTGAAACAGCCAAGGGATTTCGGCATCAGTGCGGTGCGCAGCATGGCCGCACCGACAACTATGGCCCAAACGGCGCCGGCGATCTCATTACCGCCGCCAAGACCGTTTTCAACGCCCGAGAAGATTTGCCACATCAGCACGGCGCCCTCGGGGTCGGAAGCGTATTGGGTAGCGACGACTTCCTTGCCGACATTGGCGACCATTCCCGCTCCGACCACGAGGGTGGCCCAAAGCGCACCGAAAACCTGAACGACGCTAGAGAGCGTCGGCGCGTGCGGCTTGAAGATATCGGCGAGCGCGACCGCCAGCAGGGCAACCAGGAAGCCGTTGACCACATAGATGATCGTGTACCAGCTGGTCATGAGTGTCTGTTCGTTGATCACGAAGGAGACGACGGAGGCGGGATCGGCATCCGCCATACCGTAACCGGATCCGGCGAGGACTGTGAGGAGGAGGATGAAACCAAAAATATAGGTGGCAGCGGCACCAAATCCGGCCGCAGCGCCCCATTTTTGAAGTGAAAACATGTCTGCACCCTTTGTATTTTGGGCGGCGAAATCACCGTCCCCATGGTGGAATGGTGGGGGTATAGGCGACGCCTCTCCAGAGGAGCATGACCGTTGGTTTCAAGTCGTTGGCCTTGGGCGTCATG
The DNA window shown above is from Devosia litorisediminis and carries:
- a CDS encoding HU family DNA-binding protein, with translation MNKNDLVGVVADKATITKAQAAEAVDAVFAAITDTLKAGDEVRLVGFGTFAVSQRKASTGRNPATGAEIQIPASNQAKFKPGKGLKDAIN
- a CDS encoding DUF4386 family protein; the protein is MFSLQKWGAAAGFGAAATYIFGFILLLTVLAGSGYGMADADPASVVSFVINEQTLMTSWYTIIYVVNGFLVALLAVALADIFKPHAPTLSSVVQVFGALWATLVVGAGMVANVGKEVVATQYASDPEGAVLMWQIFSGVENGLGGGNEIAGAVWAIVVGAAMLRTALMPKSLGCFSLVIGVSGLLTLIPALNDTAGPVFGLGYIAWFVWVGFVLLNRKA